A segment of the Macrobrachium rosenbergii isolate ZJJX-2024 chromosome 8, ASM4041242v1, whole genome shotgun sequence genome:
CAGCAGTTTCGACCACTCAGCGCCTATGAAAGTTGTGTGTGATCCTATACCTTCTGCTGTCATGAAGACTCGATGAACATATCACTGATAGACCGGTATTAACTAATTACTTTTCTACCCTCCTATGAACTCTGCTTATTTAAAAATGGTTGCTAAGAATTTTTGCATCGTACATGAAATGACCTTTATAAATTTCAGTTAAGCAAATTACCAAtcaatttgcatattttctgCAGTAAATTAATGAAGAGACCACTCATCTGGTGTCATGCATGGGGtacatatagaataaaaaaaaagtgaacagtgACAGGAAAGACGAGGAAGGATGAGtgaagaattgaattgaattaaatatagaatttaggccaaaagccaagcactgggacttatgaggtcattcagcgctgaaatggaaattgacagtaaaaggtttgaaaggtgtaacagaaggaaaacctcacagttgcactatgaatcagtttgttaggagagggtggagagtaagatggaagaaagagaatatgaaaggaggtacggtaaaaggaatgaaagaggttgcagcaaggggccgaaggcatgctgcaaagaaccttaagtaatgcctacagtgcaccacatgaggtgcactgacgggactaaaCCCCTACGGGGAGGATGagtgaagaagaaaagtaacaggAAGTGATAAAGTGGCTCAAGCATATACTCAAGAAAACAGGGGAATTAAATATGGCTTCCCAACTTCACAAGGGAAATGAATGGCATCTGGTATGACGGAGGAAAATCACAGCATTCAAACTGAACTCTCTCACCAGTGCCTACATCTGACATCCATGGAGACTGCTGAATGGGGTAGAAAAGGCCACTAAAGGATGATGGAAGTCTAGTGCTGAAACAACAAAGGAAGagcaaaaacaatttaaaagttGTTTACATAAAGAATTTTACTTACTGCAAGATCAGAAAAAGATATAATGGATATAACTGGGGTTTACTGCCCAAGAACCTATCCAGAGCAAAACTCCGTAGTGACTTtccaaaattactgtaattatccTGCCTCAGGTGCTCAACCgacttgtttttttcttcaagGGCAGAAAATCAGCCCAGAGGTATAACTCATATGTAACTACACACTCAGGACCTTACCTGCAGATTAATCTCTCCTGCTTCAATTTTAGTGTTAATAATCCCACGCTAGGAATATTAGTAAGGAATCTACTCTTATATACCACTTCTCTAAGTTGGGGATCAGTTTTTGAGAATACTTTCAATTTCTAGGAGACAACACAGCAGTATGATTTACATAGGTGATTTACCTGCTAGACTACAGTGAACAGTTAGCGATGGAGTCAAAGACTCAAGAGGCCGCTCAAAGCCAGGTTGGGTCACCAGTAAACtcttataaaatacaatataaaatccCTAACCCTTACTTCTACATAAAAGAATCTGATTACAAGATGCAACGTGACACTTTTCTAAAACCTGGCTACTTctgttatttcaaaagaaaactggAGGCCTGTTGACAGTCAGACATCTATTTTTGTGATAGCAATGTTTAAAATATGCTAGACATGTCATATAGAAAAGGTATTTCTAATTCTACCTGCTAGCTAATAGGTAATGTTATTAACAgctactatatatacagtaaatggaaaTCTATTTGCAACTTGACAGTGAGGTTGAGGAAATTTTTATGAACTGATGCTGATGTTGTGTGGTTTTCAATATAGTATTGCACATCTCCATGAAGTATCACAAGCTTTATGAATGTCAAAAAATATGGCAACTTTCACTTATCTGCTCAAATCCTCTTCAAATATGAACTTCCAAATGACAATGGATCAAGcatggatctatctttctgtgaTCCATACTAAACTGGAGTGATCAAATTGTTTAAGTACCATGTTAGTCTGGAGTTTGCCATTCTTCTCTTCACTTTGAATAGACTTGTTAATGATCTTTAATTTGACGGATTGCAATTGGCACGATGGGTGTGTGCCACCATTTCTTGGGCAACAATTATTTTGTCCTCAACTGTTATAAGACTGAAGCACCTTTTAGCCATGGGCTAGACATTTGATCATTTTCCAAACTGTCTTGCCCAGGAGCTAGGCTgttaaaagaggaaaggaaaacttttattCTACAACAGACCGTAATTATATTCAGTATACAGATCATCTGCTTTCTATTTTGTATATGTTCTTGGAAAAATGCACTGGATTTTAAGCCATTAGTAAAGATAACATTAAAGGGAATGTTTTCAACATGAGCCATAACAATTGAATGGGCTTCCACCTTCATTACTTAAAACCATCAACTTACAAAAATCTACTTCAGGCAAATTCCATCGGGGAGTTATTGGTATCTTGAAAGGAAGGACTTCATTACTAGTCAAATGAAAATTCCTGAATAGCTATTTGACCCTAAACCCACAAGTCTGAGGAGAGTTGTAAGTGATGTTCCTCATATCtaaaatgttattcattattaGCAGTTTTAAATGCAAAAGTGTTTGATAGTCTTTGCAGCTATATCAGTACTTGACATTGGACTGGTGCTGAAGACCTGGAGAATGCTCTCCAGTATCAACCAGGAGACTGGGAACTGACGATAATTTAATACCCCCCTGTAGCTAGTCTAATACCAAGATGGTGCACTGCATCCAAACTTTTCAACTACCTTGGGGCAGCTGACAAGTGTATCTTaagcccataaaaaaaaaacctgataaaaCAATGGGAAAGGCACTTCACTAGCCCCAGTGGGAAGTTTTCACCAACCACTTAAATGAAATTCTAGTAAAATACACATCTTTAATGAATCCTCTCAGTGCATTTTACATTTAGATTCATTAGTCTGATTgtaaagcatcatcatcatcaacaaccaAATCTTCCATTACTTAATTCTGAAGCatgaaaatcactaaaatatcactacacaaaaaatgaataacattcaGAAGAATAGCTACAGGAAAGGACAAGTTATGACCAGCTGCAGACGACCAAAGccacctgcaaaatttatagtcgACTGTTAACATTCCAAAGCAATTTTTATGTCAAAGTTGGGAGCGTAAGCCTCCAAAACAATCATTTTGGTAGGTATTAATTCAGCTTTCAGTTTTTCATACCTTAAGAACCTATAAATCAGAAACTTGTGCagtttttatacagtatttggtCAGGAAATGCATATACAAaacttctttgttttattctactACAAATACTATAACCTACAGCAGCCATAACACATGTAAAAACCCATTACTTTTATCAAGCTTTAGAAcatgaaaaaacatacataatgaATGGAATGTTGAGTAATTTGTTATTTAATGTagtattcataaaagaaaatcaagacatacagtatatccaAAGTTTTCTTACACAGTGAAATCAGCAGGATGTCAATTATTACTCATTCCATCACCAGTTTGATTATCTACTTGAAcacaccatcaacagtgcaattatCAACTTGAACACACTTTACACGCTGTTTTCAAAGTCTGAGTGGACGGCATGAACAAAACTATGTGAAATTCAACTGATATGAGTATTATAATTGACACAATACTAAAATGTTATACAAGAGAGTTTGGCTGCAATGCAAACTAATCTTTTGCATGATTCTTTGGTAGAATATGCAAACTAATCTTTTGCATGATTTTTTGGTAGAATATGTAATCACAAATTACCTTAAGTAGCCAACCCCCTACACAAATAACAACTTTTATCTGAAATTGAACTTAATCTTCAGTAGGAACCTTGTACGGACTTGTGATGGATTGTAAACTATGTACTCATTGTACAGCAATGTGTAACCTTTTGGATTGTTAACACCTGTCTGCACTCCTGGGCCCATGGGAACCACTGTCCCGTCCGATCTGAAATAACAGTAAGAGGATAAATTATGtgcacatacaaaataaaacataataaatccAACAAGTCGTTTTCTTAATAAGATTTGAAACTATACTATAAGACAAGCTCTTTTCTGTCACATTAATATATCAGTTTACATTAGCCCATCTGCAGTTCAGCAGTTCCCTCTGATACTCCTTAAATGTCAGTTACAACTTGATTCATCTATCTGTTAACTCATACTTACATGAAAAGGCACTACTGCTTACAGTGTGCTTAGCATAATAAGCTACTGAAATTCTTTGCAAAACCCCTTTGGTCCCAGTCATAGAAATGTCTTTAACTTTTCATCAGTTTCCATTTGCCCTATTTCTGCCTACCCGCATTTATACATTCTGAACCTCATCTTGCCCCAATTCTCAACTCATGCAAAAACACAATCCTTTAGCCCAGCCCCATAAGGCGAGAAATGTGTTTCAGAGGTCTTGTTATGAAGAAGTACACCAAAAtgagcatttgaaaaaaaaaaaaggccttaaaTCTCTTGCTAACTCTGGTTTTTTTCCCTTATACATAAGGCATCCTTTGAGAAACTGTTTAATTCTTATGCAAGCATTCCCAAACAAAAGATATTTGGAACCTACCTACTTAAGAAATTACTACCAAACTTTTCTATCTACCTgcacttgaaatattaaaaatttgcatACTCACAGCTTGGTTAAGTTTTCTGGAATTGGTGCTGTTTTTCCACAGCCTTTTACCGAGTGGAATCCTTTTGGTAACTTGTGGGCATTATAATCAGCGTCAAGAAGATCATTTGTTTTGCCTAGTGAAACTTCCGAAAGGGCAAGAAATCCAGTGTCGTTACGTGGAGTTGCCCAACAATAATTTGCACTCTTGCTTGACATATCAGCAAAATAGATGCCTTTTCCAAACTGAAAATTTAACGGGAATCACAGTGAGACAACGATAAATCAGGACTACTGTACTTCTGGCATACTGAGAGAAAAAAGTAACTTGCCTATGATTCatcacaaaaatttttcaaaaaataaatttcaaagcactGATTTCTAACACTGAAGTCAGTGTGATAAATAGCTTATGCTAGTCCCAAGATATTCAATGACATGGTGAATTTCTAGATGTAATGGCAGCTTACCATATACCCAGTGGATGGAGCCTCTGGTGGGGCTATTCTTAAACCCTGACTCAAGATACCAGCCCAGTTGGAAAGCCTTGATCCATGGTACAATAGCATACAATTCCCAACATCTTTGAatctttcatattccatttcttttcggaTAACAAACGCTTCCAGGAGTTCCATCTTGAAGTTGCTGTGAGTTTTTGCATGGgtactttgtaaatatttttccagtaCCTTTAAATGAAAGAACAAGAAATGACATGACAAAATTAACATACTTCAAGTCTTCATACAGACATAAACTGTTTactaaaatataggaaaaatacaagGTCAATTTTTCAAATTCCGTAAATGATTACAAAATTCTAGGATATACTTCAGCCTTCAATagcacatacataaaaaataatgatgcgTACTTaagtagattattattaatacagtactAGAAGTTAGTCAAGAGAATGAGATGAATGAAATTTGAAAACGTACCTTATAATCATCAGCATCTTTACTGAGAAGACTAATGCTACACTGAAGACTGTTGTACTGCTGATCAACTGGATGTACACTGACGTCAATCGGCTGATCCAAGACGCTGAGTGCTGCCTGAATATCTCCTAGTGCTTCCAGTAAAGCTACCTTCTCCTGTATTTCAGCTTTTGTTTTAATCAGTGGTGGAACTTTCATCCCAAAGTAGTGGGGAAttctaaaatgtaatgaaatctCTCATTACTGACTAATATCTCTATATGTAGCAATGAACTATTGGAATATAGTATGATTAAATCAAGATAATAACGACTTAAGAATGGATAAAAAGCAAATCTATAACAGTAAGAAACTGGGAGGAATTGATATTTCAAAGAGATTTACAGTAAAAATCTTATTCAAAAGGAACAACATACAAAGATAGTAGTACAGTAAAGTAATACCTCACACTACCATTTTAATTCATTACAAGACATGCAACTGAAGTCAAAAAGTGGCTTAGGTCGAACGAGCCACTTAAAAAATTACCTAGACACCATATAAACCCCTATAGGCACCCCCACAATGTTGCTACTATAAGTACCCTGTACAGTAAGTTGTTAGACAGTTAAACATTTTGCTGTCTTTTAATATAGTACATTTATGCATAATAATCATGactgtaaagaaaaatgttcatattttttttaatactgaatgTCATGTAAATACAATGCCAACTAAACAGGATATGCTAACAATGTAGTTTGCTAATCGATGCATAGGCAACTTTGATTGTTcctattattattcatgaaaactgtcttaagagatgaaaacaataaaacttgCAACAATGTAAGGTGAGGTACGGCTGTGCAGGGGTTACACCTTTACAGGCTACaagtttgtttcaatatttttacaaagaaatttgtGATCTATGATTTGTgtgatgtttatttaaaaaatgtagctcattacaatattttaatgacaaataaacaaagtgCAAAAATGTTATGCATTTAAGCCTTCTaccgcttttatttttctttacagttttggCTTTCGAGAATTCTTTGCAGGTTCGTGTAGATGgctaaaaaattaattgttaGCCTGCAAATAAGCAGTGCTGTGAATCTGAAGGCCACACACTGGGAGGGCTAACTACATTTCTGCAGAAAAGAGGTAAATCACGAGTGCTGAGAACAACTTACCTAGTATAGAAGGCATTGCATGCATGAACTAGTTCCATACTTGTGTACTTTCCCTTCATAATGATATCATCAATATTTTTCAAAGCTAAATAGCCAGCTTTAATCTGCTCTGTGGTTAACTTTCCAAGAGGGGCCTTTTTAGCATCATACTTCATTTCAACAACTGCCTCCTCCATAACACGGATATCACAGAGTAACTCAATCAGTGCTCGTACACGAATTTCGAGTGTGCACTCAATctgaaaagcaaacaaaagtttTGTAACTGACAACTTTAAACTAAACAAAAGGATTAAATTGCTCTACAGGCATTTGGTAATTTTCAGTACTAATTTAATTGGGTATCTCTATGCAGTATACATCTGGTATTATAGCACTATGAAAAGTGTTATTTCATTTCCACTTGTCATGATGATGACTTATGTACACTTCCTTGGGGAACTAAGCAAATAATGCAATTGTTCAGGTGTTGGTGATTTCAGGGTAATAATTGTTACTATAAATACCTAGTAGCAGCCAACAGGGTATGGCATTGATGGTCTAGTGGTAATAAGCCAGGTGTGGTTTACGGAACAGCATGTGTCAGACTGAATTCTCTTGTAAACAATTCCAAAACATAATCAAGCAGCAAGGAATTTCAAGGAGTTTTAATTGTTATGACCTATTCATCACACCACTGGAATGCATTACAATCAATTATCTCGCAGTATAATAGTCCCTAAATACTAACAGGTTAAGATCTTGATAGTATGGTATTCCCTTGATTATCTGCAATGCAGGGATGTTTGAAAAGAGCAAAAATCCCTGTAATATTAACACACAACAATTAAGTTACTATTTGTCCATTAACTTGTTTACAGTGATCTGCCAACATGTGAAGGAATCTTGtgatgagaatattttttttttcacaatacttttgtgtatttacaattttacttAACAACAATTTACTCATTTCATCTAGCACAGATAACCTTCCACTTGGCTTATGatagtttgctaaaaaaaattaccataaccCTTTAAGATGCAAGGTAAATTTCTGAaacttattttggaaaaaaaaaaaaatgtcttcagtTCCAGGAAATTTCCCTTGTTGCGAAATTTTCAGCGACTGATTCCAGCTTTCACTGAAGGATCCTCCTACACAAAAGGCAATAGTTTGCATTTCTGAAGGAGCAAATAAAAATTTGAGTTGTATAAAATCCCTGATTTTCATACAAATGTTAACAAATCTAAAAGGTCGTTTGCAGATCACTCCAGTTGTGTTTAAAGTGAGATTACTTTATGGTAGTATCTATTAAAAGTTACCAGTGATAATATCAACAAGTAATAAATtcttaactaaaataaatgaaagaaaaaatttaatttcataatgcTACTACTTCCACCAACTTCTTCTTAATCTATAAGACAACTTGAGAgataccaaacaaaataaaatacaattacatataataaaaaaaaatcttggggcTTCACAACAGTAATGAACACTATCAAAGACAcccaaaaaattattcttatggaTACCTGAAAAagagctgattttttttaaattaaaaggggACTTACAAGTGTCTAGGACAATATCGTGTCAACGAAACAACCAATTCacacttactttttttctttcctccttaaTCTTATCATTGGCTTTTATTGCAGAATCAGTTTTATCTTCTCTGGAGTAATCCATTTCAAGCAAGTCATATTTACCTGGCTGCTTTTCAAAACAGTCCCTCATATTCCAGTCATTTCGAGTTTTGTCATTGAACCTGTCAATAGGAAACAGTTGTCAAATTGTGATACTGGCATAAAATTCTATGACAGTTAAAATTTTAGCTTATACAAATACGTCCTTGCaatgtactgattttttttttttttaataaggctCAGGTGACAGCCATCCCATCCCAACTCCAAAGTCCTCCCTCATAATAACAATCAAAATCACTGTATTGTGTCTCTTGTATGAGtcaggagagatctttcagtattGTTTCTGTTGTACATGTCAGGCaagatctttcattttcttttttctaagcctctccaaaacgaaaaataaaatagtcaAGTTTACCTAAAACTATCTTTCAATACCCTTTTCTCAAGTACAGTAAGCATACATCAATTCTTCTGCAAGGGAGAACTAACAAAGGGAAATTCTGCTTGATGGAAACTAGTTGTAACTTGTGCCATCAACTGCAACAATTACCAAAACTGAAAACAGATGAAGGTAAATGATGTAAATCAGGGGAATCTCATATTAGTAGATCCCACTACATCAGATTTTGGTAAAACAGAAACTGTCAGGTATCTAGTAAACAAGCCTGGAATAATAAACTATCTATATTGGCATGGCCAGGAAGTCCATGAATGGGTATGGGTTAACAATACACCAGTAACACAATAAGGAAACTGAAGGGCAAGTAGCAGCTAAGGATGAGCTGGACTACTGTAGTAAAAAAACTGCCAAAGAAATATTAAGGATATTTCTCAGAACGTTTCCTTCACCAATAAGGCATAAATTTGCTAAAACATACACATGAAGTAAATTTTCTGTCTAGAAAACAGTAATTCCAAAAGGCACAGAAAGGTTTTCTCAAAAAATAGTATAAGGaaaaccttcattaaaaaaaaaaaggtttataacATTTTGAAACGATTACTGCATTAAGATGAAGCATCAAATGAGGAGGGAAAAGATCCGGTTTGGAAACATGATTCACATTTCTTCTCAAGTGTAGTTAATACTGCATCATCACTAATACTTGATATCAAATGTTTACCATCAGTCATCTAAAAATTTACCATAAGCAACCTACAATGTAGATTCAAAAATGGTCactgtaataaaaatgtttttacttgtGATATCATGCGTGAGAAGGCAGAGACTTGTTTCACTACATGAAGATGGCTTCTGTTATTAACACCTTGACCTTTCTTTCTATCAAATCCATACCCGAGTTGGAGCATgcgttatttttcttaaagatcaaTAATAAATTGTACAATCTTTATATCAAAACAATGTGCGAAGTGACGTCACTTGCATACGAAACATACACGATGAGAACTTGCATTAAGTACATGATGGTGGCCTGACTTACAAAGGCGATCTTGAGCATTTTTGGCAACGCTCCAATTGCCAATGCAGGAAGAAAATGCTGACAAGGAAAGGCTTGTTCTTTGAGCATTCTGAATTACCACTTGAAGGAATCTTCATAATTACCTTAGTAAGTAATGTGCCATGGGATATGCCGAACCTTCCTTTCTCCAGTTTTTCTTCATATACAGTACCCAGCTTCGACTGGTATAATTCCTGCTGCAATATATGCTCAGAAGGCCTAATTAAGGACAAAAAGACTGGTGGTCTTGGCCACATGACTGAGGGGACAAGAGCAAAATTAGCTAGAGGAAGTACAATTGAGATCAAGTCAATGGATGCAGGGTGCTTGAAGGCACTGACCATTCGACTTCAAACTGCTCCAAGTTCCACTAAAACGTACTTCCAAAAACCACAATAACATCTGACTGCTCAAAGTCACATGGTAGCATCTCAGAACattttttaagcataaaaaagttaattacacATAAATTTTGTTAGTCTGGACAACCCAAGAGTACATACTAACTCGACAGAAGTGTAGTCACCTATTTTCAAAAGGAACATGCTACACACTGTGGCAGCCCCAAATAAGATCAAACACTAGTAAAGTTAAGAAAGCTGTGATTCGTATGGTACTTCAAAGCGTATCAACTtactttttcatgaatattttcttagCTTTTTCCAAGTCACCTCCACAAGCCTGTAAACTATTCTGTCCATTTGCCCCAACTCTACCCCACCGCATCCACACAGAATATGCATCTTTACCATCATCCTTCAACAGTTGTATGAggtaatatttattgttattaaactgtatgtttgtctgaaaagaaaaaaaaatattaaacaaaaaggaataaaaatgtagcAAATTGAACCCTACTATATACACATcttcaatgataaaaaaaactgaatcactCAAAACCTAAAATGTCCTCAGTATAATGCAAACTAATTAATCTCTTGATAATTTATGATATGCCAAGTATCTGATTTTTTCAAATTGCCATCTTCAGTGTGTAATCACTACTTTTTTATAACCACTTTCAAAATGGGCTGActaaatatgattatttatctCTGTTTATTTCAAGCTTATGATTTCATGCTTTCAAGTGAATAAATGGTAAATGACTCATCTCCAATTTGGATGCACCCCTTGAACCTACTAGTTCAGACGAATGAGGGATTACTTTACATGTACTACAGTTAAAACAAACAATActgttgtttttaaaagtaaaaatcagtGCAGCTAAACAATTTCTagtctttcaaaaatttttttcacatatatctGAGAACTAACCTGATTCAGCATGCAATCCCATATGTCACTGTCTTCCTCCAACACATGAGAAGTCGTAGCAATTGGACAAAGGGCATCAACAGGTGCACGACCTTTGAGAACTACTGTTCGTTCTACACCTGCTTAAATACAAAAACGTAacgtaaacaaaaactaaatattgGGTTGACTAAAAGCAAAGCACTGCTAAAATTAATCACGTACTTAGTGATCTATACAAAAACCAAGAGAACTGCAAGGGTGCCATTCTTAGTCTGAATTGTATAAAATGCTCATGAAGTAGGTATTAAAAAAGTTTTGCTCAACTGAGGTTGAACTTTGAAGCGCACATATTTATAGGGTCAATACtaaaaagtaatttaataattataaaaacttaaaattaaaaaaaaatcatatgtagCCCATTCAGAGTATTAGCATATAAAGCAGATAAATTCTTTGCCCCCCATTTTACAAATTTAAGCACTGTGAATGACAGACATGACATCATAATTTAATTTAGAGTTACTCAGGAGTTGCCAGTTATCATTTCACAGGAAAATATCATTAACTAAGCACATTTTAAAGTAAGGGCATTGTCATTCACACACTCCAAGCTTCTATctataaaaaatgtagatttttaataactgaatagCATCATAATATCTCAAAGTAGTCTAACTACTTGAGAAAGAATGCAATTGCACATTATCTCCTGGCAAAAGCCATCAAActtaaaccaataaaataaactGTCTCCTGAGTTATACTGCTTCATAAACCTTGTAAAGAAAAAGTAACAATTAAAAATGGCATTAATTGCATGtgtataataaaaagattcaagTCTTTGACTTCTCATCCATTCTCCTCATCTTCTTCCCACATAACTGTCCAATCTCAGTTCTTCCTTGTCCTAATCTTCATTCCTCACTTAAAGATCGAATCTTCTGGCATTCCTCGCTTCAGACTGAATCTTCTGGGCAAGCCCTATGAGTCTAATTCAGTGACCTGATTACAGTACTATGGAATACTGTAATAGGTAAATGATAAAAGTCGATAAATTACCAAAATTCTTGGGATACTTTGCAGAAATGCATTGTTTAAATATGCCCTTCAGAACTGGAGAGTTCATATCCTGTTTAACTGAGAACATGGCTCTAGTATCTATGGGTAAGGGAAGACCCGCCAATTAAATCAATAGCCTGAATGATACAAATTTTAATATAGCtctatcaactaaaataaactgGGTAAGACAATGAAGCTATGCTTTGGCCTTAATGGGTAATCCCCATCCTGGTAAATCTCAATGTTGGATAACTAGGAAATCTTTTCAAAGAAATAGagataaaatatgacaaaaaaaaaagtgttcatatAGTCATGGCAGAAATTAAATGAACTTAGAGGTCACACAAAACTACACACTCTGCTACTGCAGAAGAGAACACTTGAGGGCAATGACCATGATTCAGCGAATTACATCAAGGACACGCATACCCTATGGACAAAGACAAAACACAGCAAAGACAGAAAATAACTTGGTGAACATGCTAAACCAGATGCTGCTGCAAGCACAATCGCGCCAAGTGCAAGTAACTCCAtctatgaaagcgtaggttcgtatTTGCGTCGGAACAATCTTAATTGATATTACAATGAGGCCTTATTGTGCCCACATGCCCCTTAACCCAAGAGAATACAGCAATTCCTCCTGCTACTTCGTCTTACCAGGATGCCTCAGAGTAGTTGGCAAAGCAGGAACACGAGAAGTAGGAACAGAGAAAGGGTTGGTGTTAGCAACATGCAAGACCTTAGCACTGTCCACACACCTGTCCCAGAAGTAAGCAGGTCAATCAACATCCAACCTAAGCTTACCCTCCTAGGACCAAGTAAGGAGGATATAGACAGGTACCATACCACTGGATTAAGACGAGGCAGATCCTCAAAAGTCAGTTAGCAAAAATGGAGGTGTGTTGCTCTGAAAACACACCTGATGCAGTTCTGAGAAAGCATCAATACTGTTCAAGGATGACATAAGTACCAACGTGGTCCGTCACAGCCTGAATACCTAAACTGATCAAACTTCCTTCCAAGAGAATCAAACATTGTTATTCTTACCCCAGTGAAAACCAAGGCCAAAACAAAAGCCAGTcaccagaggccaagcactgggacctatgaggtcattcagtgctgatagGGAAACGAAGAGTatgttttcaaggtgtaacaggaggaaaaccttgcagttgcattatgaaacacttgttaggaaagggtggaaagtaagatggaagaaagaatatgaaaagaggtagaataaacaaaatgaaaggggttgcagctaggggacaaaggGACACAGCAAAACCttatgcctgcagtgcaccacaataggtgtactgatggcactaaccccctgaaAGGGTCACCAATAAGGAGTCAGAAAAGTACGAAAAACCATCTAGCTCTTCAATAATTGCCATGACTAAGCAGTCCAGGAGAGGCACAGATGT
Coding sequences within it:
- the LOC136840779 gene encoding poly [ADP-ribose] polymerase 2-like isoform X2; the encoded protein is MARRKGAAAAASSASQVEAENSANEPETGRRSRKRAVNDAANSKKATGASSANDVTVKVEDVKVEVDSDDEPLAKKGKDTQKDETVPKGNIKRGRKNVKNVKAEVDSDDEPLVKKGKASRGKKEDDTAVGEEPKKRGRPTKKGTAETNSIASGSGIGDADIDTNDAVAKKGSKAKGAPSKAEPSVSSESTKGRGKRKGKSIKEEPVEEEASLPTKPAGGREKSGKSKPKSKSGKENVDSSNVPRDTKIKSGVERTVVLKGRAPVDALCPIATTSHVLEEDSDIWDCMLNQTNIQFNNNKYYLIQLLKDDGKDAYSVWMRWGRVGANGQNSLQACGGDLEKAKKIFMKKFNDKTRNDWNMRDCFEKQPGKYDLLEMDYSREDKTDSAIKANDKIKEERKKIECTLEIRVRALIELLCDIRVMEEAVVEMKYDAKKAPLGKLTTEQIKAGYLALKNIDDIIMKGKYTSMELVHACNAFYTRIPHYFGMKVPPLIKTKAEIQEKVALLEALGDIQAALSVLDQPIDVSVHPVDQQYNSLQCSISLLSKDADDYKVLEKYLQSTHAKTHSNFKMELLEAFVIRKEMEYERFKDVGNCMLLYHGSRLSNWAGILSQGLRIAPPEAPSTGYMFGKGIYFADMSSKSANYCWATPRNDTGFLALSEVSLGKTNDLLDADYNAHKLPKGFHSVKGCGKTAPIPENLTKLSDGTVVPMGPGVQTGVNNPKGYTLLYNEYIVYNPSQVRTRFLLKIKFNFR
- the LOC136840779 gene encoding poly [ADP-ribose] polymerase 2-like isoform X1, with translation MARRKGAAAAASSASQVEAENSANEPETGRRSRKRAVNDAANSKKATGASSANDVTVKVEDVKVEVDSDDEPLAKKGKDTQKDETVPKGNIKRGRKNVKNVKAEVDSDDEPLVKKGKASRGKKEDDTAVGEEPKKRGRPTKKGTAETNSIASGSGIGDADIDTNDAVAKKGSKAKGAPSKAEPSVSSESTKGRGKRKGKSIKEEPVEEEASLPTKPAGGREKSGKSKPKSKSGKENVDSSNVPRDTKIKSAGVERTVVLKGRAPVDALCPIATTSHVLEEDSDIWDCMLNQTNIQFNNNKYYLIQLLKDDGKDAYSVWMRWGRVGANGQNSLQACGGDLEKAKKIFMKKFNDKTRNDWNMRDCFEKQPGKYDLLEMDYSREDKTDSAIKANDKIKEERKKIECTLEIRVRALIELLCDIRVMEEAVVEMKYDAKKAPLGKLTTEQIKAGYLALKNIDDIIMKGKYTSMELVHACNAFYTRIPHYFGMKVPPLIKTKAEIQEKVALLEALGDIQAALSVLDQPIDVSVHPVDQQYNSLQCSISLLSKDADDYKVLEKYLQSTHAKTHSNFKMELLEAFVIRKEMEYERFKDVGNCMLLYHGSRLSNWAGILSQGLRIAPPEAPSTGYMFGKGIYFADMSSKSANYCWATPRNDTGFLALSEVSLGKTNDLLDADYNAHKLPKGFHSVKGCGKTAPIPENLTKLSDGTVVPMGPGVQTGVNNPKGYTLLYNEYIVYNPSQVRTRFLLKIKFNFR